TCCGGAAGGTTTCAGTTACCCGGATTAACCGACCTGGTACTTATGGCTCTTGGCGGCCTCACCGGGGCCTATATAGCCAAGGCCAGCCAATTTCAGTCGATTAAGCTTCTCGATGTTTCCCGCTCTACAGCGGTGATGCCGATGGAATCTCTCTTCGTCATTCTATTCTCTTATTTCATTTTTGACGACCTGCCACCTATCGTGAAATTGATCGGCGGCGCCGGGATTATTGCCGGCGTGGTGTTTCTGGTTATCTTCCGTGGAGAAAAAAACGACGTGCTGGGGAAATGAGTTATGCCATAATCTTTTTTGATTTTAACTCTCCAATCTTATATGATTAGAGCATGGACGATTCTGTTAAGGAAAAATTAAACGGAATAATTCTGCGCTATCCTCAGATTAAGCTTGTCTATCTGTTTGGTTCGCAGGCAAGGGGGGAGGTTGGCCCTTTAAGCGATTATGATTTTGCCATCTACTTTGATGAAAAAGACCGGAAGAAGATGTTCGATACCAAACTAGAGTTGATGGGCCAACTGAGCAGGATTCTGGGCA
The window above is part of the Thermodesulfobacteriota bacterium genome. Proteins encoded here:
- a CDS encoding nucleotidyltransferase domain-containing protein, yielding MDDSVKEKLNGIILRYPQIKLVYLFGSQARGEVGPLSDYDFAIYFDEKDRKKMFDTKLELMGQLSRILGTDKVDIAILNLSEMPEFRFNVIMEGQLIYEEEPFRVIVEPKILNEYFDFKSILGRYGLTKS